The Elaeis guineensis isolate ETL-2024a chromosome 3, EG11, whole genome shotgun sequence region TAATTAACCAGCATGACTGGACATTTGCATGTTAGATTGTGAGGTCATCTATGTCAATATATATTCTAGAAAGCACACCACTCCTTGATCGCGTAATGTTTTAAGGAGGAGTAAACAAGTATATAATGCAGATTGGAACTATTTTTATCAATTTACAAGTAAATTAATCTCACCATGGTCATCAGCTCATAAGATCACATTCATCCATTAAAATACCCTTTTCACTTGAATCGGTAATGTGCACGTCCTGTGCCAGCTCCTATCAATGAAAACATCCTTCCAATCAATAGATCTGGTGTAGGCTTTTTCTCTTTTGATCATGTCAGAATACAACACTCAGAATATGTTCAAAGCAAACATATAAGTTACATGGACAGAGAATTTTGATGCCGGTTCGGAAGAGCCTTCTATAACTGTAGGCAGAAGCTCTCCAGCTATGATTCTTGGCTTATGCGGCAAAGTGGTCATCACCATAACAAGCCCTTCCCTTTCTTCCTGTCAACACTCATCCGTGATTGCTCAGGCTGATCTATGTTCTTTGACTTTCCAATCTGACTATCCAAACTCTTCCTTGAGAGATCAGAACAGTCATGGGCGTTGTGCATATCTTCTGACGTTTCAATTTCGATCTGCGTTCTCTGTTCATCATTGTTTGGTTTTGTGCTTGCTGAACTGTTCTTTGTAGGATTATTCTTTGCAAGTGTTGATACAAACTTTTTCAGATGTCTTATGTAATCGGGGAAAAGCTCCAAATTACAATGACCACCACCTTTTAGCCAAAGTGGCTCGTACTTCTCTTTACTAAGCTCCCAGAGCTGCTTTCCATGGGAGAAGTCAACAACTTCGTCCGATGTACCCTggggaagagagggagggaggtagGGGGAGAGAGGGCTTGCGTATCAATATTAAACAACTTAGCCAAATTCAAGAACACATTAAGAATCGCTATATCCTCTATCTTCAAGTAGTTCCTAAATGATTTCTAGAAAATTAACTAATTCATAATTCACATGAGACCTTGCTGCCAATTAAAAAAAATCGACTTGAGAATTTTATCACAGCATTGAAGAAATTTCCTAGCAATCTCTCTTATAAGTTCATATAACCATTCTAGTGTTCATGAAAGTTAATTTTGTATCAATTTACGTCATTTTTCCTTCTTTATCTACTCAAACAAAAAGAACCAACCAAAAGATTGACATTAAGCTGTCTGAAATGGTCAAGCAGAATATTGATCCAAACTCTGCAATAACTTACATATATAGCAAAAGTAAGAATAATGATGGTATGTAGATATGGAGCTATCAGTGTAGAGATAAATATTTCAAACTCTCTAAATTACCATCATGTGTAACATCTTGCCTTAAAACTTAGTTTCGGAGCAAGCTGTCGCCGCAAGAAATTGACTTTGGACTAGCACAATTAGAATCCCCCAACCCCTCTGGGCCCTCCTTTAGAAACAAATGCAAGGATTTAAGGAGGATGTTCAGTGCACCCATTAAGAACAACGTACAGGTCTGACACCCATGGAAAATTTGGCGTGCTGCACTTAAtatttgttctttctattgaccACAAGTCCTAGCTCTTTATCACTACTATAACATAACCTAAACAACCCCAACATGCAATCAGATCGCTAGATCTTTAACATTTGAAATCGAACTAATTTTGTGTTACAATACCCAGGGGCTTTTCCACTTTGGCCCATTCGCTTTTCTTGCTTCTTAGGCCTTCATTTCTACCTTGAGCTCCTTTTTTCTGATGCAAGAGGCCAGTTGCCTTGTTTTTAAGAGTTCAAGATGGCTAAACTGACCAAGCTTGTTGATACCGATCTGTTTAGGCTCCCCTCTTTGTTCTAGCAAGCTAAGGACCTCATTCCTGTTCTTTTCCAAATTAGGTTCTTTTGACTGTACTTCTGCACTTCTTCTTGTAGGACTCAAGTTCTCTATAAATGCAAACAGAAGAAAAAAGAGGACGAATAGAGAAGATAACTTCAAGAGGATTCGGTCTCCAAGAATTTGTATATCACCTCAATCAACTGAAAAAAAATGGCCCATTGACATCATACTTCATGAACTCCATATCACTAAAAAGAATGAGAAAACTAAAGTAGGAAACATGACTCAGTAACTCCTGTCCTTaccagaaaggaaagaagaaaaaatagaaaatacaaGACCAGAAATCCCTCAAGGAGTTGACTCCTGACAAAACTATACTAAAGCCTGTATTAAGAAGCTAAGACCCCAACAACTTACCCTAATATTAGAGCATGTGAATAAGACCAAGTTAGTTCAAGTTTAAAATAAAGTTTCTAACTCCAACAcctcccctccccccccccaccaacccaaaaaaaaaacacacacgcacacacatgcaccaatccttatctaaaacaaacatgacttagccaaatttcGCTTTGCAATATATGATGATTACCTTGATCACATCCGTCTCACCTTGACAAGGGCTCAATAAACAAAATAGTGTTTCTCGTTTGCAACATCATTCTTTTAGCAACTTTTAACTGCAATTCCTGCATTTCCCCATATTTTCCTTAAGCTATCATATAAGCCATCCAGTATGATATTATGAGTTGTTTATTCCAACTAGTTTTATTGAAATGCTTCAAGTTGCTCATCATTTGCCCCTTGAATGAACAACTATCCAAAATAGTTAATAGAGTTTCTGCACCACCATCAACATTCTCACACTTAGGAAATCTTCAGCAAAAACCCTCAAATGTGGGTTCCCAAGCCCAAGTTATGACTCAAAGCAATTCTAACACCTGATGACATCACCCTTGAGTGGAAACCACTTCAGTGATCAATATTTCTCCCATTCAGTTAAAGCTTTAGAAAAACAAAAAGATTACCTAGGAAATCAATCCAATCGCATCACCTCCTCACAAGGAAACTTCACCTCCATGCAAGGAGACCCACATCTTAATTGCCGTATATTCCACTACGACTCTACCAATAGCTATAGCATTCTTCCCTGTAAAAGGTTTCAAGCTGGCAATTCTTTGATGATTACCAGCTTTAGCAATAGTTATCCCCAAGATAGGTCATGGTATCATAACAGAGTTCCTTAAAAACTTGAGCAACTGTCACCAGCAGGTTTCCATAAGGAAGATCTTCGTAATGCAATTTACTTTTCAATTAAATTGTGCTTCTAGATTTCTTTCAAGGCTAGCCTCAAGTTGTAACTCCTTGGTCTTTAGATGATTTACCAAGCCATGCACTATGTCTCTTGATCTAAAATGCCAAGCATTTGCTTTTGAATACATGTAAAAACAATGCACCAAATAACCATTTTGTTACCAGCATGATAAGACCCAGAGTCATTATCAACAGTAATTAGAACAAAACAGGGGAAGCAAGATGGAGATCAGGGGAAGATATGAATGGTTCAAGCGGATTGAATCTCCAGAAGTCTTAGATTATTGCATCAATGGCTTGAACAGATGGCTCAACGCATTATAACTTATATACTCTATTAGTCCTTGATTTCCAAGGATAGGAAGAAAAAATAGGAAGCATGACTCAGCAATTCTAAACCTTACTAGTATTAATAAACATACATGTGCAACAACATAAATATATTCATGCAAATGAGTGAAAAGTTTGCATGATAAACTAGAGATAAACAAAAGAGAAATTTAAGGAATAAGGATGTGGAATGCTTACATGAATGACTAAGACTGGGCAATTCACATGACCAATTTTGTCAATATTCTGCAGAAGGGAAGAAGTTATTCACAATATTAAATGAGGATGAGATGCTGAATTGTTTGAATTCTTACCTTGTAAATGTCAAACCAATATGTTCTTTTCACTGGATAGAGCACCCTTAGTCCAGAAAGGATAGGACTGTGTAGAACCACAGCCCTCAGGTTTGGAAGACGGGATGCCAGATCAAGGGTAGGACCACTACCAACAGACTGACCATAGAGAATTAGATCCTCACCTGCTACTCCATACTGTTCCCTGAGGCAATCATATGCCGCCTCTATGTCTGCATATGTGTTATACTCAGTGGGCTGTTTCATGAACAAATGAACAGTGTCATATCAAAAGATGCCAGAGCAATAGCAGTCGCGATATATTCTTTATATGAACCAAGTAGCATGTAAATTTTAACCCAAATAACCAACAGTATCCAACCTTCCCTGTAGATTGACCATAACCAGAGTAATCATACCTGTAACATGCATAATcaagaaatcaaaatgaaaaaAGTTATAGAGCAAAATATGTGAGAATAACTCCAGTTCTAATTAAAAGTGAGTTTTTAGTGAACAAATTATAAAagcaatgagagaaagagagagataagaGGAGCACATTGAGTTATAATAAACACTGAATGGCACAAAGAATGGTAACTTCACATAAGAATTCGCTTCCTACCACATTTACATAATCAGATGCACTGGAACACTGGTGACGAGTGGTAAGCTCTAAGACAATTAACCAACTAAATAAATATTGGTACAGAGATTCAATGGACTGAAATCATTAAAGGGAATTAGAGGAATACTGATACAGGTAGCGAGGATAGctttccagattttttttgatctatgattgGCACCCATTACAGCAGTATAAGAGCTACAGGCATGAGGGCATTATACACCATGTAAAGATAATTGTGTTGTTAAGGGGTGAAGCTCAAATTTATTAAGATAATCAAGGCATATACCATGTAGTTATATACACAAAAAGATACAAGCAAATCATATGCAATCCCTTTACATGGACTTGTGAATAAACGCTATCTATAGTCAATTAAAGGTAAACATAAAGATTTAACAGAATGGCCATAGTCCTTTTTAATGCTAAATATATTGTCCTGCACTAACTGTATCTTAAAATGATGCATAAGGAAACCGAGGACTCATTTATACTGGAAAGAATTAATTTTAACCCTGAttccaacccccccccccccccccgcccccgCCCCAaccctcacaaaaaaaaaaagaaaaaaagggctcTTTCCCACTTTCTCACACACCCCTTGTCCCCTTCAAcctaaaatttcaaaataaaatgtAGCATGGCCTTCCTTCTTCTAGCTTCTAAGCTCTAGGACAACATCTTCTAATATCAAAGGGCCCAAAATATATTAACTTAATAGGATTTCCTAACAATGTTTGGACTCAAAAGTAGACCCTAAGAGAGAATTCCTTTGTATTGCTAATATCAGTCAGTAAACATCAGATTTAGGCCACATGGTATCATAAAAACCAGGTACACATTGCCATGTACATCCtgaaaagcaaccttccaaatctAAACATTTAGTATTGGGATAAATAGCATGCCAATTAACATGCAGTGATGCTTTATgacattatttttttatcttcacAATTATGCAAAACAAGCACAAATTTTGGCCTATTAGTTCATCATCAAATTTGCCCTTTCAACCACGGTACTCTTTCCAACATCCCCACTATTAAACTTATGCTTAAACAGACACCTTTAGAAGTGCTAGTAAATGATGACAACAACAATAACAACAACATTAATTAGTGCTTTTGACCAATGAGAACCATTTTTCAGTAATGTCTTTTTCTTAAAAAGGAGTCCATTACTTGGAGGTAGCCTGACAGAACATCTGCATCTCAACAACAGAATTTCATCACAATCACTTATACTTCAGTACAGTACTTGCTAAAGATAATTTTGACCCCAGTAAACTTACATTAGCAACCAAACTTTTTAACAATAAAACATTGTTTGAATCAGATGGAGTCCATCAGAAAATTTAACAATAAAACATTGTTTGAATCAGATGG contains the following coding sequences:
- the LOC105041253 gene encoding uncharacterized protein, with product MGGVTSSIAARLAFFPPNPPSYTVSADEPGGRLAIPELASGSRGDVDILRLRTRRGNEIVAVHVRNPRATATLLYSHGNAADVGQMFDLFIELSARLRVNLMGYDYSGYGQSTGKPTEYNTYADIEAAYDCLREQYGVAGEDLILYGQSVGSGPTLDLASRLPNLRAVVLHSPILSGLRVLYPVKRTYWFDIYKNIDKIGHVNCPVLVIHGTSDEVVDFSHGKQLWELSKEKYEPLWLKGGGHCNLELFPDYIRHLKKFVSTLAKNNPTKNSSASTKPNNDEQRTQIEIETSEDMHNAHDCSDLSRKSLDSQIGKSKNIDQPEQSRMSVDRKKGKGLLW